The following coding sequences are from one Enterococcus sp. 4G2_DIV0659 window:
- a CDS encoding polyprenyl synthetase family protein yields the protein MNVHPMWGKYPELAKELSSTLKLMENSVNLKNKEVENAVMSMIHSGGKLLRPAYQLLFSQFGEKRESEKAVALAAAIELLHTATLIHDDIVDEADIRRSLPTIRSQFGNSTAVYAGDYLFVSCFKLLADYSSTLKSIQLNSRSMEKILSGELGQMDNRYNLDMTIDQYLENISGKTAELFSLSCFVGAYESGTTERFAKNCGKIGENIGIAFQIIDDVLDYTQSPEQIGKPVLEDVRQGIYSLPLLYALEEGRESLLPYLEKGEKLSDSETNKIYELIHSFGGVTKAQKLAEKYTKQALKGINKLPETSTDAKNQLLKITQALLVRTN from the coding sequence ATGAACGTTCATCCAATGTGGGGAAAATATCCTGAATTAGCAAAAGAATTAAGTAGCACACTAAAGCTGATGGAAAATAGTGTTAACTTAAAAAACAAAGAGGTCGAAAATGCAGTCATGTCTATGATCCATTCCGGTGGCAAATTATTGCGACCAGCCTATCAACTTTTATTTTCACAATTTGGGGAGAAAAGAGAGAGTGAAAAAGCTGTTGCTTTAGCTGCGGCTATCGAGTTGTTGCATACCGCAACGTTGATTCATGATGATATTGTAGACGAAGCAGATATTAGACGAAGCTTGCCAACTATACGTTCTCAATTTGGTAATAGCACAGCTGTTTACGCCGGTGATTACTTGTTTGTCAGTTGTTTCAAATTATTAGCTGATTACTCTTCTACTTTAAAGAGTATCCAACTGAATTCTCGGAGCATGGAAAAAATATTGAGCGGCGAATTAGGCCAAATGGACAATCGCTATAATCTTGATATGACAATTGATCAGTATCTTGAAAATATTTCTGGGAAAACGGCTGAACTTTTTTCACTAAGTTGTTTCGTTGGTGCCTATGAAAGTGGTACAACCGAACGTTTCGCCAAAAATTGTGGAAAAATCGGGGAGAATATCGGCATCGCTTTTCAAATTATTGATGATGTTTTAGATTATACACAAAGCCCAGAACAGATTGGTAAACCTGTTTTAGAAGATGTTCGTCAAGGAATTTATTCATTGCCGCTTCTTTATGCTCTAGAAGAAGGACGTGAATCCTTACTTCCTTATCTAGAAAAAGGAGAGAAACTGAGTGATTCTGAAACAAATAAAATATACGAACTTATTCATTCATTTGGTGGTGTTACTAAAGCACAGAAATTAGCAGAAAAGTACACAAAGCAAGCACTAAAAGGTATCAATAAACTACCTGAAACATCCACTGATGCTAAAAATCAGCTATTAAAAATCACACAAGCCCTTCTTGTACGAACAAATTAA
- a CDS encoding NusG domain II-containing protein, whose protein sequence is MNVKEFIQKSYLRPWDIVIILLLTLSSFLPLVVFGIQNTAQDTATKQAILKVDGEIIKVFDLKKDGPTYTYKYEADDGDYNLIEVSGDRIRMVETNCGDQICVQRGWISKAGETPIACLPHNLFITVEASDGSEDGSLIY, encoded by the coding sequence GTGAATGTTAAAGAATTTATTCAAAAGAGTTATCTACGTCCGTGGGATATTGTCATTATTTTACTTTTAACGCTTAGTTCTTTCTTGCCCCTTGTTGTTTTTGGCATACAAAACACTGCACAAGATACAGCAACAAAACAAGCCATACTCAAAGTGGATGGTGAAATTATCAAAGTCTTTGATTTAAAAAAAGATGGGCCCACTTATACATACAAATATGAAGCTGATGATGGCGATTATAACTTAATCGAAGTTAGCGGTGATAGAATTCGCATGGTTGAAACAAATTGTGGAGATCAAATTTGTGTCCAACGAGGCTGGATTTCTAAAGCAGGCGAAACCCCCATTGCTTGTTTACCACATAATTTATTCATCACAGTTGAGGCTTCTGATGGGAGTGAAGATGGCAGTTTAATTTATTAA
- the gor gene encoding glutathione-disulfide reductase, with the protein MSKQYDYIVIGGGSGGIASANRAGMYGAKVLLIEAGNIGGTCVNVGCVPKKVMWQASSMMEMMQRDTEGYGFDVDVKAFSFKKLVQNREAYIDNLHAAYHRGLDSNNVEVLAEYATFVDEHTIKAGENTYTAPHILIATGGRPQKLGIPGEEYAIDSNGFFALEEMPKRVVFVGAGYIAAELAGTIHGLGAETHWAFRKECPLRDFDEMLSKKVVEHYREDGMHIHPHSTPRSIEKLATGELEITFENGTKIIADSIVFGTGRQPNTDKLGLENTRIELTDKGHVKVDKFQNTTQTGVYAVGDVIGKIDLTPVAIAAGRRLSERLFNGKENEHLDYETIPTVVFTHPPIATVGLTEIEAEEKYGDENIKIYQSTFTPMYFALGDYRQKCDMKLVCVGEEEKIVGLHGIGLGVDEMLQGFAVAIKMGATKKDFDNTVAIHPTGSEEFVTMR; encoded by the coding sequence ATGTCCAAACAATATGATTACATCGTAATCGGCGGCGGTAGTGGTGGAATTGCTTCAGCTAATCGCGCAGGTATGTACGGTGCTAAAGTTTTGTTGATCGAAGCAGGTAATATTGGCGGAACGTGCGTCAATGTTGGTTGTGTACCCAAAAAAGTGATGTGGCAAGCTAGTTCAATGATGGAAATGATGCAACGTGATACAGAGGGATATGGTTTTGATGTTGATGTAAAAGCATTTAGCTTTAAAAAATTAGTTCAAAATCGTGAAGCGTATATTGATAATTTACATGCAGCGTATCATCGTGGTTTAGATAGCAATAATGTGGAGGTCTTGGCCGAGTATGCCACATTTGTTGATGAACATACTATTAAAGCAGGAGAAAATACGTATACAGCACCACATATTTTGATTGCAACAGGTGGACGCCCTCAAAAATTAGGTATTCCAGGAGAAGAATACGCAATTGATTCCAATGGTTTCTTTGCTTTAGAAGAAATGCCGAAACGAGTAGTATTTGTCGGGGCAGGTTATATTGCAGCGGAATTAGCGGGAACAATCCATGGTTTAGGTGCTGAAACACACTGGGCGTTTAGGAAAGAGTGTCCGTTACGTGATTTCGATGAAATGTTATCTAAAAAAGTTGTTGAGCATTATCGAGAAGATGGCATGCATATCCATCCGCACTCAACTCCACGATCCATTGAGAAATTAGCGACAGGTGAACTAGAAATTACCTTTGAAAACGGAACTAAAATCATTGCGGACAGCATTGTTTTTGGAACGGGACGTCAGCCGAACACGGATAAATTAGGTTTAGAAAATACTCGGATTGAGCTAACAGACAAAGGTCATGTCAAAGTAGATAAGTTTCAAAACACCACACAAACAGGAGTATATGCTGTTGGAGATGTCATCGGAAAGATTGACTTAACTCCAGTGGCGATTGCTGCTGGGAGAAGATTATCTGAGCGTTTGTTTAATGGAAAAGAAAACGAGCATTTAGATTATGAAACAATCCCGACCGTCGTCTTTACCCATCCGCCAATTGCTACAGTCGGTTTGACTGAAATAGAAGCGGAAGAAAAATACGGTGATGAAAATATCAAGATTTACCAATCTACGTTTACACCGATGTATTTTGCGCTAGGTGATTATCGTCAAAAATGTGATATGAAGCTAGTTTGTGTAGGTGAAGAAGAAAAAATCGTTGGGTTACATGGTATTGGCCTTGGCGTAGATGAAATGCTGCAAGGTTTTGCAGTTGCGATAAAAATGGGTGCTACGAAGAAAGACTTTGATAACACAGTAGCCATTCATCCGACGGGTTCTGAGGAATTTGTGACGATGAGGTAA
- a CDS encoding Gx transporter family protein, producing the protein MSQLQKNIYISMLVAQGVIIGLIENMIPYPFAFAPGAKLGLANLITIIALFTMRKRDSFFLICMRLVLTTLLGGTISTFFYSASGSLLSYLGMLLIMQLGPKRVSIIGISAAGGFLHNVGQLLTTCFFAQSWAPMLYLPFLSFIGLLSGIAIGIAANYLLRHVQTLRQFQLNYESTTKHKWSQYFQ; encoded by the coding sequence ATGAGCCAATTACAAAAAAATATTTATATTTCCATGTTAGTCGCCCAAGGTGTGATTATTGGATTAATTGAAAATATGATTCCTTATCCCTTTGCTTTTGCTCCCGGTGCGAAATTAGGACTAGCTAACTTAATTACGATTATTGCTCTTTTCACTATGCGAAAGAGAGACAGCTTCTTTTTAATTTGCATGCGTTTGGTATTAACAACCTTACTTGGGGGAACCATTTCGACGTTCTTTTATAGTGCGAGTGGATCTTTGCTTAGCTATTTGGGGATGCTTTTGATTATGCAATTAGGACCAAAACGTGTCAGCATCATTGGAATTAGCGCAGCTGGCGGTTTTTTGCATAACGTTGGGCAATTATTAACTACATGTTTCTTCGCTCAATCATGGGCGCCGATGCTTTATCTGCCATTTCTTTCATTTATTGGCTTATTGTCTGGAATTGCAATCGGAATTGCAGCCAATTATCTATTACGCCATGTGCAAACCTTGCGCCAATTTCAATTAAATTATGAATCCACAACGAAACATAAATGGAGTCAATATTTCCAATAA
- a CDS encoding FAD:protein FMN transferase: MKNKKILMVLMTALFAVILVGCGTKDKASKINKEPYSDQQSLLGTYVQVRIYDEGKKDVLKKAFDRVKELGDKITVNEKGSEIDAINEQAGIKPVKVSDDIYPLLKRAYEYSQDSSGGFDMAIGPITQLWHIGFSDARKPSQEEINQALKLVDYHKVKLNDQDKTVYLEEKGMQLDLGAIAKGFITDEVVKVLKDNGVTTAIVDLGGNVYVLGHSPRGKDMDWNVGIQDPNKARNTVIGTVKESNKTLVTSGIYERFLEVDGKNYHHLFDPKTGYPFDNDIAGVTVITNESIDGDGLSTAVFSMGVKKGLEYAEGLKDVDVIFVTKEDKVFVSKDIENVFELGKDSGYTMGNRKDLK, translated from the coding sequence ATGAAAAATAAAAAAATACTAATGGTGCTAATGACTGCGCTATTTGCAGTTATTTTAGTAGGATGTGGCACAAAAGATAAGGCATCCAAAATTAACAAAGAACCTTATTCAGATCAACAATCATTGTTAGGAACATACGTCCAAGTCAGAATCTATGATGAAGGCAAAAAAGATGTATTGAAAAAAGCGTTTGACCGAGTAAAGGAATTAGGGGACAAAATCACTGTAAACGAAAAAGGCTCAGAGATTGATGCAATTAATGAACAAGCGGGAATCAAACCAGTTAAGGTATCTGATGATATTTATCCATTATTAAAACGAGCATATGAATATAGTCAAGATTCTTCTGGTGGTTTTGATATGGCTATCGGTCCAATCACGCAATTGTGGCATATTGGTTTTTCTGATGCTCGCAAACCTTCTCAAGAAGAAATCAATCAAGCGTTGAAGTTAGTTGATTACCATAAAGTGAAACTAAATGATCAAGATAAAACAGTTTATCTTGAAGAAAAAGGGATGCAGCTTGATTTAGGAGCAATCGCCAAAGGGTTCATTACTGATGAAGTGGTGAAAGTCTTAAAAGATAATGGCGTAACCACTGCAATTGTTGATTTAGGTGGAAATGTGTATGTACTTGGACACAGTCCACGTGGAAAAGATATGGATTGGAATGTAGGGATTCAAGATCCTAATAAAGCACGTAATACAGTCATTGGTACGGTGAAAGAAAGCAATAAAACACTTGTCACTTCAGGTATTTATGAACGGTTTTTAGAAGTCGACGGTAAAAACTACCATCATTTGTTTGATCCGAAAACAGGTTATCCATTTGATAATGACATTGCTGGTGTGACGGTGATTACCAATGAATCAATCGATGGTGATGGCTTGTCGACTGCTGTGTTCTCAATGGGTGTGAAAAAAGGATTGGAATACGCTGAAGGCTTGAAGGACGTTGATGTTATCTTTGTGACAAAAGAAGATAAAGTATTTGTAAGTAAAGACATTGAAAACGTGTTTGAATTAGGAAAAGATTCTGGGTACACAATGGGGAATCGTAAAGATCTGAAATAA
- a CDS encoding NAD(P)/FAD-dependent oxidoreductase: MTKQKIVVVGAGYAGVSATKFLAKKLKKDSDVEITLIDRHSYHTMMTELHEVAGGRVEPSAIQYDLQRLFSRKKNVTLVTDTVTGIDKDKKVVQTKLGSYEFDQLIIGMGGEPNDFGTPGVKEHGFTLWSFENSLKIREHILETVEKAAIEPDPEVRKAMLTFVVCGSGFTGIEMVGELIDWKDRLAKDFKLDPNEFTLMVVEAMPTILNMLSRNDAAKAERYLEKKNVKLLLNAPIVEVAADHIKLKDGSTVATHTLIWTAGVKATSDAADFGLESARGNRLVANEFMQAKGYEDKNIYIVGDLVYYEEFPETPTPQIVQAAEQTGHTAAANIVADIKGTEKHKFKGNYQGFMVSVGSKWGVANLFDKIHLSGFLAIIMKHIVNLKYFFDIRSGYYMFQYIMHEFFHIKDDRNVTRGHSSRYGNVLWSVPLRVFYGMVWLVESMKKIVGTGDYLKPSTWFGDGSWFTDKVAFPFPWLQEQVTTGASAAGGGAEATETTAKAAQFGLSYAYGEEPMQVFDHMPKWFESVMKFMMPNQEVALFMQKFMTIVEVLIALALIAGLFTWLSSAATIGLTIAFCLSGMFYWVNIWFIFVAFALMNGSGRSLGLDRWVIPWLQRTLGKWWYGTPKSRYGSK, from the coding sequence ATGACAAAGCAAAAAATTGTCGTTGTGGGAGCTGGTTATGCTGGAGTTTCAGCTACTAAATTTTTAGCCAAAAAATTGAAAAAAGATTCTGACGTTGAGATTACTTTAATTGATCGTCATTCTTACCACACCATGATGACTGAGTTGCACGAAGTAGCTGGAGGACGTGTTGAACCTTCTGCGATCCAATATGACTTGCAGCGTTTATTCTCACGTAAAAAGAATGTCACTCTTGTAACAGACACTGTAACTGGTATCGATAAAGACAAAAAAGTCGTTCAAACAAAGTTAGGTTCTTATGAATTTGACCAATTGATTATCGGTATGGGCGGCGAGCCAAATGATTTTGGTACTCCTGGAGTGAAAGAACATGGATTTACTTTATGGTCTTTTGAAAACTCTCTGAAAATTCGTGAACATATCTTGGAAACAGTTGAAAAAGCAGCTATTGAACCAGATCCAGAAGTACGTAAAGCGATGCTGACATTTGTTGTCTGCGGTTCAGGATTTACTGGTATCGAAATGGTTGGCGAATTAATCGACTGGAAAGACCGTCTTGCAAAAGACTTCAAACTTGATCCCAATGAGTTTACATTAATGGTCGTTGAAGCAATGCCGACAATCTTAAACATGTTATCTCGCAATGACGCAGCCAAAGCTGAACGTTATTTAGAGAAAAAAAATGTGAAATTATTACTTAACGCACCAATCGTTGAAGTAGCAGCAGATCACATCAAATTAAAAGATGGTTCTACTGTTGCAACACATACATTGATTTGGACTGCAGGTGTTAAAGCGACTTCTGATGCGGCTGACTTCGGTTTAGAGTCTGCTCGTGGTAATCGTTTGGTCGCTAATGAGTTTATGCAAGCTAAAGGATATGAAGATAAAAACATTTATATCGTTGGTGACTTAGTGTATTACGAAGAGTTTCCAGAAACACCAACACCACAAATCGTTCAAGCAGCTGAACAAACGGGTCACACAGCAGCAGCGAACATCGTGGCAGATATTAAAGGAACTGAAAAACATAAATTCAAAGGAAATTATCAAGGATTCATGGTTTCTGTCGGCTCTAAATGGGGCGTAGCAAACTTATTTGATAAAATTCACCTTAGCGGTTTCTTAGCAATCATCATGAAACACATCGTTAACTTGAAATATTTCTTTGATATCCGTTCTGGTTATTATATGTTCCAATATATTATGCACGAATTCTTCCATATTAAAGACGACCGCAACGTAACACGCGGACATTCTTCTCGTTATGGTAATGTTTTATGGAGCGTTCCATTACGTGTATTCTATGGTATGGTTTGGCTAGTTGAATCCATGAAGAAAATTGTCGGAACTGGCGATTACTTGAAACCAAGCACTTGGTTTGGTGATGGGTCATGGTTTACAGATAAAGTTGCATTCCCATTCCCTTGGTTACAAGAACAAGTAACGACTGGTGCATCTGCCGCAGGCGGCGGGGCTGAGGCAACTGAAACAACAGCTAAAGCTGCTCAATTTGGTTTAAGCTATGCATATGGTGAAGAACCAATGCAAGTCTTTGATCATATGCCTAAATGGTTTGAAAGCGTGATGAAATTCATGATGCCTAACCAAGAAGTTGCGTTATTCATGCAAAAATTCATGACAATCGTTGAGGTCTTGATTGCTTTAGCCTTGATTGCTGGATTATTCACTTGGTTAAGTAGTGCCGCCACAATTGGTTTAACAATTGCTTTCTGTTTATCAGGCATGTTCTACTGGGTAAATATTTGGTTTATCTTTGTAGCCTTTGCTTTGATGAATGGTTCTGGGCGCTCACTTGGTTTAGACCGTTGGGTAATTCCTTGGTTACAACGTACACTAGGTAAATGGTGGTATGGTACACCTAAGTCTAGATACGGTAGTAAATAA
- a CDS encoding peptidase U32 family protein, with protein sequence MIELIATAESIEQAEALLATGVDTLYIGEELFGLRLPVSFSREEQKVITEKAHEAGKKVTIALNGIMHPEKMKKVPDYLAFLKEINVDQVTVGDPGVVFVMQRDHIDIPYIYDGETLVTSSRQINFWAKRGAIGAVLAREVPFEEMKAMKDNLMVPAEVLVYGATCIHQSKRPLLQNYYNFTKNDESAGKERGLFISEPKKEETHYSIYEDSHGTHIFADNDVNLVGELGKLYDHNYTKWKLDGIYAPGENFVKVVKQFVEAKEHIEIGLWSNEQAQKAIEQIEALHPENRGLDIGFFDLDPDEIK encoded by the coding sequence ATGATTGAACTTATTGCGACTGCTGAATCTATCGAGCAAGCAGAGGCGTTATTAGCAACAGGAGTGGATACGTTATATATAGGAGAAGAACTGTTTGGCTTGCGTTTACCAGTGTCATTTTCTCGTGAAGAACAAAAAGTCATTACAGAAAAAGCACACGAAGCTGGTAAAAAAGTAACAATAGCGCTAAACGGAATTATGCATCCAGAAAAAATGAAAAAAGTACCAGACTACTTAGCTTTCTTAAAAGAAATCAATGTCGACCAGGTCACTGTTGGAGATCCAGGAGTTGTATTCGTCATGCAGCGTGATCACATTGATATTCCTTACATCTATGATGGTGAGACATTGGTGACTAGTTCCCGTCAAATTAATTTTTGGGCGAAGCGTGGAGCCATTGGTGCGGTATTAGCGCGCGAAGTTCCTTTTGAAGAAATGAAAGCGATGAAAGATAATTTAATGGTGCCAGCAGAAGTACTCGTTTATGGTGCTACCTGTATCCATCAATCAAAACGCCCGTTATTGCAGAACTACTATAATTTTACCAAGAATGATGAGTCAGCAGGTAAAGAACGTGGTTTGTTTATATCCGAACCCAAAAAAGAAGAAACGCATTACTCAATTTATGAAGATAGCCATGGGACACATATTTTTGCAGATAATGATGTGAATTTAGTTGGAGAGCTGGGCAAACTATATGATCATAATTACACAAAGTGGAAGCTTGATGGCATTTACGCACCAGGTGAGAACTTTGTGAAAGTAGTTAAGCAATTTGTGGAAGCAAAAGAGCACATAGAGATAGGACTTTGGTCAAATGAACAAGCACAAAAAGCGATTGAACAGATTGAAGCACTTCATCCAGAAAATCGCGGTTTAGATATCGGATTCTTTGATTTGGATCCAGACGAGATAAAATAA
- a CDS encoding peptidase U32 family protein, translating into MTNERTLKRPEVLAPAGTLEKLKTAIHYGADAVYIGGNAYGLRSRAGNFSKEEMIEGVAFAKEHGAKVYVAANMVTHEGNQEGAGDFFREIRDVGISAVIVSDPALIEICATEAPGLPIHLSTQASATNYETLEFWKNEGLERVVLAREVSMDEVAEIRKNTDVEIEAFIHGAMCISYSGRCTLSNHMSMRDANRGGCSQSCRWKYELYDMPFGGVRTSLTDKGEVEEEFSMSAVDMAMIQHIPELIQNGVDSFKIEGRMKSIHYVSTVANVYKKAVDTYMEDPENYECKQEWIDELWKVAQRELSTGFYYHVPTDEEQLFGARRKIPQYKFIGEVMAYDPETKVATIRQRNHFSVGDEIEFYGPGFNHFHQTVEVMYNEDGESIDRAPNPMMMLTMPVEQPVAIGDMIRKKK; encoded by the coding sequence ATGACAAACGAACGAACATTGAAGCGTCCTGAGGTCTTAGCACCAGCAGGGACGCTAGAAAAATTAAAAACAGCCATTCATTATGGCGCAGATGCAGTATATATCGGCGGAAATGCGTATGGCCTACGTAGCCGTGCAGGGAATTTTTCAAAAGAAGAGATGATTGAAGGCGTGGCCTTTGCAAAGGAACATGGAGCAAAAGTTTATGTAGCAGCAAATATGGTTACTCATGAAGGAAATCAAGAAGGAGCAGGAGACTTTTTTAGAGAAATCCGTGATGTTGGGATTTCTGCGGTTATCGTTTCTGACCCAGCTTTGATTGAAATTTGTGCGACAGAAGCACCAGGCTTACCGATCCATTTATCTACGCAAGCTTCGGCTACAAATTATGAAACATTAGAGTTCTGGAAAAATGAAGGATTGGAACGTGTCGTTTTAGCCCGTGAAGTCTCTATGGATGAAGTAGCAGAAATTCGTAAAAATACGGATGTTGAAATCGAAGCCTTTATTCATGGCGCAATGTGTATTTCTTATTCAGGAAGATGTACTTTATCCAATCATATGTCAATGCGAGATGCAAACCGTGGCGGTTGTTCACAGTCCTGCCGTTGGAAATATGAACTATATGACATGCCTTTTGGTGGAGTGCGGACGAGTTTGACAGATAAAGGTGAAGTAGAAGAAGAATTTTCAATGAGTGCAGTTGATATGGCAATGATTCAACACATTCCTGAGTTGATTCAAAACGGCGTAGATAGTTTTAAAATCGAAGGACGGATGAAATCCATTCATTACGTTTCCACAGTAGCTAATGTGTATAAAAAAGCTGTTGATACCTACATGGAAGATCCAGAAAACTACGAATGCAAACAAGAATGGATTGATGAACTATGGAAAGTAGCGCAAAGAGAGTTGTCAACAGGTTTCTATTACCACGTTCCGACAGATGAAGAACAGTTATTTGGAGCACGCCGCAAAATTCCACAATATAAATTTATCGGTGAGGTAATGGCCTATGACCCGGAAACAAAAGTAGCGACAATTCGTCAAAGAAACCATTTTAGCGTAGGCGATGAAATTGAATTTTACGGTCCTGGGTTCAATCACTTCCATCAAACGGTAGAAGTTATGTATAATGAAGATGGCGAATCAATCGATCGAGCGCCAAATCCAATGATGATGTTAACAATGCCTGTTGAACAACCAGTAGCCATTGGAGATATGATTCGTAAGAAAAAATAA
- the pplA gene encoding extracellular electron transfer flavoprotein PplA has protein sequence MKMNKIVKGFTAIALSSLLLAACGSDQKKETAKSSDSNTATSKTEESSKATEKEAGADLQDGTYKLEEKNESNGYRATFEMTVKDGKITESKYDNINADGKSKADDKDYNKNMKEKSGVGPAEYIKELNDSFVKAQSADGVEVVTGATHSSESFQNYAQQLIQAAQAGDTKTIEIDNGADLKDGTYSLKEKNNSNGYHTEFSIVVKDGKVTESNYDNVNDEGKSKKDDADYNKNMKDKSGVGPAEYIKTLNEELVKTMGEEGKSAADVEVVTGATHSSHSFVIYAEQLINAAEKGNTDEIVVDNIVMKK, from the coding sequence ATGAAAATGAACAAAATTGTAAAGGGCTTCACAGCTATCGCACTTTCATCTCTTTTACTAGCAGCATGTGGATCAGATCAAAAGAAAGAAACAGCTAAATCATCTGACTCCAACACTGCCACTTCAAAAACTGAAGAATCTTCAAAAGCAACAGAAAAAGAAGCAGGCGCAGATTTACAAGATGGTACGTATAAATTAGAAGAAAAAAATGAATCTAATGGTTACCGTGCGACATTTGAAATGACTGTTAAAGATGGTAAAATCACTGAATCTAAATATGACAACATCAATGCTGATGGTAAATCAAAAGCGGATGATAAAGATTATAACAAAAACATGAAAGAAAAATCAGGTGTCGGTCCTGCTGAATACATCAAAGAATTAAATGATTCTTTTGTTAAAGCACAAAGCGCTGATGGCGTAGAAGTAGTAACAGGTGCGACTCACTCTAGTGAATCATTCCAAAACTACGCACAACAATTGATTCAAGCAGCTCAAGCAGGAGATACTAAAACAATCGAAATCGACAATGGTGCTGACCTTAAAGATGGTACGTATTCATTAAAAGAAAAAAATAACTCAAATGGCTATCACACTGAATTTTCAATCGTTGTTAAAGATGGTAAAGTAACTGAATCTAACTACGATAACGTTAATGATGAAGGCAAATCTAAAAAAGATGATGCTGATTACAACAAAAACATGAAAGATAAATCAGGCGTTGGTCCAGCAGAATACATCAAAACGTTAAACGAAGAATTAGTAAAAACAATGGGTGAAGAAGGCAAATCAGCTGCGGACGTAGAAGTAGTAACAGGCGCAACTCACAGCTCTCATTCATTTGTGATCTACGCAGAGCAATTAATCAATGCTGCTGAAAAAGGTAACACTGACGAAATCGTTGTAGATAATATCGTAATGAAAAAATAA